The following DNA comes from Luteolibacter flavescens.
CCAAGTGAGAGATTACCGGGGCCGGACGCCGCTGATCTTTCTCAGTAGCGGGCCGGCTCCACCTTGTCCTTCGTGAAGCGGACGACCACGAGGTAGCCGCCGCCCTGGCTGGAGACGCCCAGCAGCGCGGAGCCCCCGCTCTTCAGCTTCCACAGGTGGGTCGGCAGGAACATGTCGTCCTTCACCTGATTGATCCCCGGGTAGGCACCGCCTTGGACGGGCTTGCCGTGGAGGGTGGTCATCAGTTCCACGAGCTGCGCCCAGGTCGCCTGCAGGTTACCCGCGTAGGCATCCGAGCGCTGGGCCTGCGTCTGAAGCACCACCTCGCTGAGCGTTTGGACCGGCGTCCAGTCGAAGAAAAGCTCGCAATGCAAGCCGCCGATCTTCTGGCGGGTGCGATAGACGCCATTCAAGCCGGTGCGGGCCATGTAGCTCTCATCCAGCGTGGTCTCGACCGCCTTGCTCTCCTTCAGCTTCTTTTTGACGGTGTCCGTCGTGTCGCCGAAGCACAGCGTGTCAAAGACAGCATTCGGGTCCGGTGCCACCTCGGGCTCGGCGGCTGCAGGCTTTTTCCCGGCGGTGGCCGATTGGGTGGTCACCCATGTCTTCTCATCCGGGTGGAGCTTCGCGTAGTCCACGGTGAAGACCTTCCCGTCCTCACGGCGGATCGTGACGCCCGAGTCCGTGTGCGACACGTACTCCCCGGTGAAGGAATTTCCACCGTCCGCGCTCTTCCACGTCCGCGATTCCGCGAAGAGTGACACGGTGCCGGAAAGGAAGGCGGTGAGGAGAAGGAGTCGCATGGGTATGCTGGAAGAACGCCGCGGGGCGCGGAAAGTTGACAAAAAAATCCCGGCAACGGGCAAAGCCGCGGCCGGGACCAATGAACTGTCTATCCTACCGGATTACCAGCGCTGGGTGCGTGCGTGGTGGAAGTGGCTTTCGAAGCCGAGTTCCGGCGGGAACTCCGAGAGACCGTCGGACGGGTTCATCTCGATGCGGTTGTCTTCGCCGCAACGCTCGTACGGCGGCTTGAAGGTGCCGCGGTAGGTCGGGCAGGTGAAGGTGAAGACTTCATAGAAGCCGTAGCCGAGGCGCTTCAGGGAGCGGCTGGTGCCGTCCACCACGCCGAAGGACCAGCCAGCCTTGCGGCCGTAGTCGTCGGACTTGCGGACGATCTGCTCGGGCAGTTCCATGAATCCATAGAGGATGTTGCTGATGCCGCGGCCCAGCTTGCGGGTCGCCGTGTAGGTCGATCCCGGAGGAGCTTGGATATCGGCGGAAGCAACGCCGCCAAGGGCGAGCACGGCTGTAGCGAGAACGGCGAGTTTTTTCATGTCCTGCGGTTAGGTTAGGAGCGGGAATCGGGGGTTGGCAACGGGAAAGTGGGGCAGGAAGGCAGTTCCAAGGGAAAAGTTCCGGGTGCAAAAAGGCCGGTAAATACCGAGTGCCTACCCCGACTTCCGTTTCGGGTTTCAGAGATCCAGCGTCAGCACGCGCAGGATGCCCGGGGTGCTGCGGAGCTGGTCGATGAGGGCGGCGGGCGGCTCGGAATCGACTTCCATGAGAGTCAGCGCGCGGCTGCGGTCGGCGGTGCGGCTGAGGTCCATGTTCGCGATATTCACGCTGGCGGCGCCGAGGGCGGTGCCGATCACGCCGACGATGCCCGGGCGGTCGTCATTCTCCACCAGCAGGAAGCGGCCGGAAATATTGCAGTCCACGTAGAGGTGGTCGATTTCCACGATCCGCGGCGAGCGGCCGATGATCGTTCCGGCCACGCGGTAGCGGGCCTCGCCCTTGCGGAGCTCAGCGACGAGCAGCTCGTTGAATTCCGTCTTCGCATTGATCGTCGATTCCACGAGATCGAGGCCGAGCTGGGCGGCAACGGCGGGGACATTGACAATATTCACCTGGCCTTCCTGATGCGATGCCTCCAACAGGGCGGTCAGCACCGTGCGGGAAACGAGGCCGGTGTCCTTCTTCGCGAGGGCGCCGTGGTAGGACACGCGCAGCGAGTCCGGGCCGGCCGGGCCAAGCTTTGCCAGCAGCTTGCCGAGCGCGCGGGCGAGGCCGAGATAGGGGCCGACTTCCGCCAGCGCCTTTGCGTCCAGCGACGGCATGTTGATTGCATTCCGAATCTCGCCGGTGACGAAGAAATCGCGGAGCTGCTCGGCCACTTGGATGCCCACGTTTTCCTGCGCCTCATTCGTCGAGGCACCGAGGTGCGGGGTGAAGACGACGTGCTTGTTCAGAGTGAAAAGCGGGTGATCGTTCGGCGGCGGCTCCACCTCGAAAACATCGAGGCCGGCCCCGGCGATGTGGCCGGATTCGATGGCCGCCTTCAGCGCTTCCTCGTCGATCAGGCCGCCGCGGGCACAATTGATGACCAGCGCGCCCTTGTTCATCAGGGCAAGGCGCTCGGCATTGATCAGGCGGTTGGTGTCCGGGGTGAGCGGTACGTGCAGCGTAACCACGTCGGCACCCTTCAGGGCCTCGTCCGGCGTGGCGGCCAGCTCCACCTTCAGCTCGTCGGCGCGGGTCTGGGTGAGGAAGGGATCGTACGCGACCACCGTCATGTTGAAGGCCTGGGCGCGCTTGGCGAATTCCGTGCCGATTCGGCCCATGCCGAGGATGGCAAGGCGCTTCGTATTCAGCTCTATGCCCTGGTAGGCCTTGCGGGCGGCCTTGAAGTCGCCCTTCAGCACGGCGGAGTGGGCCGGGCCGATATTGCGGGCGGCGCTGAGCATCAGCGTGAAGGCATGCTCGGCAGTCGAGATCGTGTTGCCGGTCGGCGTGTTCATCACGATCACGCCGTGGTCGGTGGCGGCTTTGCGGTCGATATTGTCCACCCCCACCCCGGCGCGGCCCACGGCCTTCAGGTTCGTGGCGGCGGCCAGCAGCTCGGCGGTGACCTTCGTCTCGGAGCGGACAACGAGGCCGTGATAGTCGCCGATGATCTTCAAAAGCTCCTCCGGCTTGAGACCGGTATTTACATCCACGGAGATTCCCGGGGCGGCAGCGAGGGCTTCGACACCTTTCTCCGAAATCGGATCCGAAACGAGCACGCGGTAAGTGGCCATGTCAGAAGCGCCATAGGCGTGCCCGGACGGGCTGGCAAGAGCGGGCAGGACTCATTCGCGTCACCGCTGGAAATCAAAGCCGCACAACGAACGGCCACTCCTGCGGCGACTGCTCGCCCTTGCCGGACTCTCTCCTTACGGAATCTCTTGGGTTGTGCCGGGATATCCCTGGGTTCAGAGGAACCGGCGATTTTCGTGAGGAGAGTGTGTCGGCAAGGGCAGCAACCTGCAATTAACGCGGTATTTACAAACGATACGAATTGCGGGGACGGCAAGAGAATTCCCTGACTGCCCGGTCAAAAATGTGAATAATTTTCACCAACGGTCGTTTGGGAACCCTTTCGCACAACCAATACGCTCTTGGCGCGCCGCGCGGAGCCCCGTAGCATGTCCCTCCCATGCCCGACCCGACCAGACCCTACTCCTCACTCATGCTCGACGGCCCGGACCGCGCGCCCTCGCGTGCGATGCTCTACGCCGTCGGCTTCAAGAAGGAAGACTTCGCCAAGCCGCACATCGGCATCGCTTCCACCTGGTCGCAGGTCACCCCGTGCAACATCCACATCGACCGCCTCGCCCGGGAATCCGCCAACGGCGCGGACGCAGCAGGTGGCAAGGCCGTGATCTTCAACACGATCACCATTTCCGACGGCATCTCGATGGGCACCGAGGGGATGAAGTACTCGCTCGTCTCCCGCGAGGTCATCGCCGACTCGATCGAGACGGTGGTGGGCTGCGAGGGCATGGACGGCTTCGTCGCGATCGGTGGCTGTGACAAGAACATGCCGGCCTGCGTGATGGCGATGGCGCGGATGAACCGCCCGTCGGTTTTCGTCTATGGCGGCACCATCCTGCCGGGCTGCGCCACCATCAAGGGCGAGCAAAAGGACCTCGATATCGTATCCGTCTTCGAAGCGGTCGGAAAGCACGCGTCCGGCGAGTATTCCGACGAGGAACTCGAGACCGTGGAAAGCTGCGCCATCCCCGGCGAAGGCTCCTGCGGCGGCATGTACACGGCGAATACGATGGCATCCGCGATCGAGGCGCTGGGCATGTCCCTGCCAAACTCCTCCGCACAGGCCGCGGTGTCCGAGGACAAGATGCGCGACTGCTTCGACGCCGGTGCCGCCGTGTTGAACATGATCAATCTCGGCATCAAGCCGCGCGACATCATGACGCGGAAGGCCTTCGAAAACGCCATCACCGTGGTGATCGCGCTCGGTGGCTCGACGAATGCGGTGCTGCACCTTCTCGCCATGGCGCACGCCGCCGAGGTGGAACTCTCGATCAATGACTTCACGGAGATCGGCAAGAAGGTTCCGCTGCTCGCGGACCTGAAGCCCTCCGGCAAGTATTCCATGGCCGCGCTCGTGAAGATCGGCGGCACCGTGCCGCTGCTCCGCATCCTGCTCGAGGCCGGCCTGCTCCACGGTGACTGCCTCACCGTGACCGGCAAGACGCTGGCGGAAAACCTCGCCAACTCGAAGATCCACTACCCCGAGGGCCAGGAAATCATCCGCCCGCTCGACAATCCGATCAAGAAGGACAGCCACCTGCGCATCCTCTACGGCAATCTCGCCCCCGGCGGCGCGGTGGCCAAGATCACCGGCAAGGAAGGCGAGGTCTTCACCGGCCGTGCCCGCGTCTTCGACTCCGAGGACGAAGGCATGAAGGCGATCCTCGACAATCTGATCGTGGAGGGCGACGTGATCGTCATCCGCCGCGAGGGGCCGAAGGGCGGCCCCGGCATGCGTGAGATGCTCGGGCCGACCAGCGCCATCATGGGCCTGGGTCTCGGCAAGAAGGTCGCGCTCATCACCGACGGTCGCTTCTCCGGCGGCAGCCACGGCTTCGTGGTCGGCCACATCACCCCGGAAGCACACGACGGCGGCCCGATCGGCCTGCTCGTGGAAGGTGACATCGTCACCATCGACGCGGTGAACAACGTCCTCTCCGTGGATCTCGACGATGCCGCGCTGAAGGCCCGCCGTGAGAACTGGACCCCGCCTGCCCCGCGCTACACCCGCGGCGTGCTGGCGAAGTATGCCAAGCTCACGACCAGCGCCAGCGAGGGCGCCGTGACGGACAAGTATCTCTGAAGCTGCTTTTTCTCCCTGGAAGCGGGCCCGCCGGGTCCGCTTCCAGCGGACGGCCGCTAATCCCGGGCGCGGCCTCAGTTTTCGCCGTGCGTGACGCGGGCGAGCTGGGCTTCGAGGACAGCGACGCGGTTGTTCAGGTCCTGCATGCAGGCAAAAAGGCCTCTCAGGATAGACATGAGGCGCTCTGCTTGCGCCTCTTCCATGGTACTGAGCTCGGCGGACAATGCATGCATCAAATCGTCAGGCGTAGTGGAAGACATGGTATCAATCTGGGGGGAACCACGAAACCCGCTGCAACTGATGCAATACGCACGCAGATACAGGAATTCGGTGAAGCTGCGTTTAACTTATCCAAAATCGGACAGTTTTCAAGCGCTTGTTCTAACGTAGATCTACGTGTATTACGGGGAAAATCTGCGCTTCCAAGCTCAAAGTTTTCGGTCGGCGGCCAAAGTCATCCTCACATCGCCGATGAAAACCTCGGATCGCAGCTCCACAGGAATGCGATTTGCATCATCTGAGAGCCACAGAGTGGTGCTTTTCATCTTTTTGTAAGGCAAAAGCGCCTTCGACTTGGGATCGATCTTTTGCAACGCCACAGACAACTTGATGGTGTCCCTCCCTGCAAATTTTTCACGACCCAAGACATGAACCCTCATCAAGTATGGCTTGTTGAAGGGCATCAGCGGCAAGACAAGCTTGTCGCCATTTGCGAGCTTGTGGCTGCGGACATGCAGCATGGCCGAGAAGATGTCATGCACCGGGGTGAAAATGAATTTCGTCTCGGCGGTCGTCTCGGCACCGGTTTTCGCCACCTTGGTGATGCGCTCGCTGGTGACCTGCGTGCCTGCCCAACTGCTGCGGGTGGTGACGATCTCCTTCCCCTCGTCCTGCACGCCCACGGAGAAGCGCGGCTTCAGGGTGGCGGGGTCGAGACGGGAGATCAGGGCCACGTTGCTCTTGTAGAGCTTGGAGGCCACGCCGGTGCTGCCGCCATGCGCCCGAGCGACGTAGTCCGAGGGATACTTCGGGTCCTTTTTCCCGAAGCTGAAGGTGAGCTTCCCGGCATCCACCATGCCGTTCCATGAGAGCCGGTAGTCGAATTCCTGCGGGGTGATCTTCGGGTGCGGTCCGAGCTTGGCAGGGGTGACTTCCGCTTTCCAATCCGCCATGACTGGCAGGCTGAGGGTCAGGAGCAATGCGGCGACTTTCATGGCTATCCATCAGACTCCGCCCAAAGTGAACTCATTCAAGGAAAGACTGGGATGGTGCGTGTCACCCTCCCTCGGCGCAGGCTTGTCAGCCGGGGACGGTTCAGGGATGTTAGGCACGTCGCCAACCTCAGACTCGTCCGGATGCCCCCTCCCCGCCGCACCGTCGTCTGCCTGCTGATCCTCGGCATAGGAGCGGCGGCGGCGCTCGACACGGATGATCCGCCGCCAACGGAGCAGGAAATGGAGGGGGTGGTGGCCGAGTGGGAAGAGGCGTGGCGGGAAAACCCGTCGCCCGAGAACGCGATCGAGTCCGGGCGTGCGCTCCATTACCTCGGCGCGATCGAGCGTCAGGCCGGGAAAACGGAAGAGGCCCTGCCCCACCTGCAGCTCGCCCTCGAACGACTTGCCGCCGACACCCCGGAAGGCCGCGCCGATGCGCTGGAGGTGCTGGCGCTGGCAGAGCAGGATCTGGGAAAAGACGCCGACGCGGAGAAACACCTGCGGGAAGTGATCGAGCTTCGCCCGGAAGGGCCCGACCGCATCCAGGGACAAGAGCACCTCGCGCTCAATCTCCTGACACAAGGGAAATACCCGGAAGCGAACGCGCTCCTGATGCAAACGCTGGAGGCGACTCCCGCTGCGGATACCGAATCGCGTGCCCGGCGGCTGGGAAACCTCGGCCGATACTTCCACGTGCTCGGCAGCCACGCGCGGGCCGCGGAGACATTCCGGGAAGCGCTCGGTCTCGATCCCGGGAATGCTGAGCTGCGGCTCTCCCTCTCCAGCCAGCTCGCCTTGGCCCAGCTCCGTCTGGGGAAGACCGAGGAAGCTCGCCGTGGCATGGAGGAGACCGCCGCGAAGGCCCGCAAGCTCTACCGCGACTCCCCTTTCCGCGCGGTGCCTTTCCTGAATAATCTCGGTGCGCTGGACCTGTCGCTGGGACATCCGGACGAGGCGAGGAAGTCCTTCCGGGAAGCGCTCGACCTGCTGGAAGGCCATTTCGGCCCGGAGCACCCGTCGCTGATCACGCCGCTCAATAACCTCGGCTCGGCGGAGCAGGCGGCGGGCGATTACCCGCGGGCGGAGACCTCGT
Coding sequences within:
- a CDS encoding exosortase system-associated protein, TIGR04073 family — encoded protein: MKKLAVLATAVLALGGVASADIQAPPGSTYTATRKLGRGISNILYGFMELPEQIVRKSDDYGRKAGWSFGVVDGTSRSLKRLGYGFYEVFTFTCPTYRGTFKPPYERCGEDNRIEMNPSDGLSEFPPELGFESHFHHARTQRW
- the serA gene encoding phosphoglycerate dehydrogenase, which produces MATYRVLVSDPISEKGVEALAAAPGISVDVNTGLKPEELLKIIGDYHGLVVRSETKVTAELLAAATNLKAVGRAGVGVDNIDRKAATDHGVIVMNTPTGNTISTAEHAFTLMLSAARNIGPAHSAVLKGDFKAARKAYQGIELNTKRLAILGMGRIGTEFAKRAQAFNMTVVAYDPFLTQTRADELKVELAATPDEALKGADVVTLHVPLTPDTNRLINAERLALMNKGALVINCARGGLIDEEALKAAIESGHIAGAGLDVFEVEPPPNDHPLFTLNKHVVFTPHLGASTNEAQENVGIQVAEQLRDFFVTGEIRNAINMPSLDAKALAEVGPYLGLARALGKLLAKLGPAGPDSLRVSYHGALAKKDTGLVSRTVLTALLEASHQEGQVNIVNVPAVAAQLGLDLVESTINAKTEFNELLVAELRKGEARYRVAGTIIGRSPRIVEIDHLYVDCNISGRFLLVENDDRPGIVGVIGTALGAASVNIANMDLSRTADRSRALTLMEVDSEPPAALIDQLRSTPGILRVLTLDL
- the ilvD gene encoding dihydroxy-acid dehydratase, whose protein sequence is MPDPTRPYSSLMLDGPDRAPSRAMLYAVGFKKEDFAKPHIGIASTWSQVTPCNIHIDRLARESANGADAAGGKAVIFNTITISDGISMGTEGMKYSLVSREVIADSIETVVGCEGMDGFVAIGGCDKNMPACVMAMARMNRPSVFVYGGTILPGCATIKGEQKDLDIVSVFEAVGKHASGEYSDEELETVESCAIPGEGSCGGMYTANTMASAIEALGMSLPNSSAQAAVSEDKMRDCFDAGAAVLNMINLGIKPRDIMTRKAFENAITVVIALGGSTNAVLHLLAMAHAAEVELSINDFTEIGKKVPLLADLKPSGKYSMAALVKIGGTVPLLRILLEAGLLHGDCLTVTGKTLAENLANSKIHYPEGQEIIRPLDNPIKKDSHLRILYGNLAPGGAVAKITGKEGEVFTGRARVFDSEDEGMKAILDNLIVEGDVIVIRREGPKGGPGMREMLGPTSAIMGLGLGKKVALITDGRFSGGSHGFVVGHITPEAHDGGPIGLLVEGDIVTIDAVNNVLSVDLDDAALKARRENWTPPAPRYTRGVLAKYAKLTTSASEGAVTDKYL
- a CDS encoding DUF3108 domain-containing protein produces the protein MKVAALLLTLSLPVMADWKAEVTPAKLGPHPKITPQEFDYRLSWNGMVDAGKLTFSFGKKDPKYPSDYVARAHGGSTGVASKLYKSNVALISRLDPATLKPRFSVGVQDEGKEIVTTRSSWAGTQVTSERITKVAKTGAETTAETKFIFTPVHDIFSAMLHVRSHKLANGDKLVLPLMPFNKPYLMRVHVLGREKFAGRDTIKLSVALQKIDPKSKALLPYKKMKSTTLWLSDDANRIPVELRSEVFIGDVRMTLAADRKL